The bacterium genome contains a region encoding:
- a CDS encoding 4Fe-4S binding protein encodes MASSDANPPMPEFRDDYVLVEVDNDYLQSKVKPKQFIHIDQSECIMCEGCVDICPWKCIHMVAPDAVDLAVGAEQPGVDPSDHVIFTIDEDACTRCALCVDRCPTGVITLGRLGDPGGDGDPHTRMTSYGYGYGMRLT; translated from the coding sequence ATGGCTAGCAGCGATGCCAACCCCCCCATGCCTGAGTTCCGCGACGACTACGTGCTGGTCGAGGTGGACAACGACTACCTCCAGAGCAAGGTCAAGCCCAAGCAGTTCATCCACATCGATCAGTCCGAGTGCATCATGTGCGAGGGGTGCGTGGACATCTGCCCGTGGAAGTGCATCCACATGGTCGCCCCGGATGCTGTCGACCTGGCGGTGGGCGCCGAACAGCCCGGTGTCGACCCTAGCGACCATGTGATCTTCACCATCGATGAGGATGCCTGCACCCGCTGCGCCCTTTGCGTGGACCGGTGCCCCACCGGTGTGATCACCCTGGGCCGACTGGGCGATCCCGGAGGTGACGGCGACCCGCATACGCGAATGACCAGCTACGGCTACGGCTACGGCATGCGGTTGACCTAG
- the extP gene encoding selenite/tellurite reduction operon b-type cytochrome ExtP, which translates to MSDMQGSQAWSSIFRPGSIFRKGYSDSPRNRSYVIMNSVLYHLHPVKVKRHAVKVSYTLCLGGLSFFLFILLTVTGIFLMFFYRPTAAQAWDDIYTLQTSVAFGLLVRNMHRWAAHLMVITVFLHMARVFYHGAYKPPREFNWVIGVILLTLTLLLSFTGYLLPWDQLALWAVTVGTNMMGFTPVFGDQVRFVLLGSVEIGTDTLLRWYVLHVLMLPFVIVIFMAIHFWRVRKDGGISGPL; encoded by the coding sequence ATGAGCGATATGCAGGGGTCGCAGGCCTGGTCGTCGATCTTCCGTCCCGGCTCCATCTTCCGCAAGGGCTACAGCGACAGCCCCCGCAACCGCAGCTACGTGATCATGAACAGCGTGCTGTACCACCTTCACCCGGTGAAAGTGAAGCGACATGCGGTAAAGGTCAGCTACACCCTGTGCTTGGGCGGCCTCAGCTTCTTCTTGTTCATCCTGCTCACCGTGACCGGCATCTTCTTGATGTTCTTCTACCGCCCCACCGCCGCCCAGGCATGGGATGACATCTACACCCTCCAAACCTCCGTCGCCTTCGGGCTGCTAGTGCGCAACATGCACCGATGGGCCGCCCACCTCATGGTCATCACCGTGTTCTTGCACATGGCCCGGGTCTTCTATCACGGGGCCTACAAGCCGCCCCGAGAGTTCAACTGGGTTATCGGGGTCATCTTGTTGACCCTCACCCTGCTGTTGTCGTTCACCGGCTACCTGCTCCCGTGGGACCAGCTGGCCCTATGGGCGGTGACGGTGGGAACCAACATGATGGGGTTCACCCCGGTATTCGGCGATCAAGTGCGCTTTGTGTTGCTCGGAAGCGTGGAGATCGGCACCGACACGCTCCTGCGATGGTATGTGCTGCACGTGCTGATGCTGCCCTTTGTGATCGTCATATTCATGGCCATCCACTTCTGGCGAGTAAGAAAGGACGGAGGTATTTCCGGGCCGCTCTAG
- a CDS encoding menaquinol-cytochrome c reductase cytochrome b subunit, whose amino-acid sequence MAEVPEHLLKRAQEARERAEAQQGGGSEAAPASSEAESANASADEGSGGPKIPDQLLDRSKSARDQAAAGGAAPAAAAAVAAAPMPAGPAQPEPTGPGGGTQRLLTVVKSGSIQDVKATPTDKVHVWPHLLVVEFVAALIFTAFTLIFSIFVNAPLLELANFNETPNPSKAPWYFLGLQELLTMFHPMVAGVTIPGIALFLLILAPYVDRNPNKKPEDRKFAISLMTIHLMFWAILVLIGSFFRGPGFNFVFPWEVGLFFDL is encoded by the coding sequence ATGGCGGAAGTCCCCGAACACCTCCTGAAGCGAGCCCAAGAGGCCCGTGAGCGCGCCGAAGCCCAACAGGGCGGCGGCAGCGAGGCCGCGCCCGCATCCTCGGAAGCGGAGTCGGCCAATGCCAGCGCCGATGAGGGCTCGGGCGGTCCGAAGATTCCCGATCAACTGTTGGACCGGTCCAAGTCGGCCCGCGACCAGGCCGCGGCTGGCGGTGCCGCCCCGGCAGCGGCTGCCGCGGTGGCCGCGGCCCCGATGCCCGCCGGACCGGCCCAGCCCGAGCCCACCGGTCCCGGCGGAGGCACCCAACGGCTGCTCACCGTGGTCAAGTCGGGCTCCATCCAAGATGTCAAGGCCACCCCCACCGACAAGGTCCACGTCTGGCCCCACCTGCTGGTGGTGGAGTTTGTAGCCGCGCTGATCTTCACCGCCTTCACCCTGATCTTCTCGATCTTCGTGAACGCCCCGCTGCTGGAGCTGGCCAACTTCAACGAGACGCCCAACCCGTCCAAGGCCCCGTGGTACTTCCTCGGCCTCCAGGAACTGCTCACCATGTTCCACCCGATGGTGGCCGGCGTGACCATCCCCGGCATCGCGCTGTTCTTGCTGATTTTGGCGCCCTACGTCGACCGCAACCCCAACAAGAAGCCCGAAGATCGCAAGTTCGCCATCTCACTCATGACCATCCACCTGATGTTCTGGGCGATCCTCGTTCTCATCGGATCCTTCTTCAGGGGACCCGGCTTCAACTTCGTCTTCCCGTGGGAAGTCGGGCTCTTCTTCGATCTGTAG
- a CDS encoding Rieske 2Fe-2S domain-containing protein, whose translation MGVALSIAIPIIVVAAVIVLIGAARRRETMAAEGRLTRETRRRDRGQVDIDDPAGAPDAPTGREVERAAVLARQTAGTELVEAADASVAEWTPPDPDAVGVSRRQFLNRSTVAMMGFSLTGFGAACVAFLWPPFVTGFGADVNAGLVADVKSKIRGENGFLYLPEGRAWVTEYPAAALPKAQATYSAPELSGMEAGLVALFQKCPHLGCRVPNCLTSQWFECPCHGSRYNQVGEKRGGPAPRGMDRFAMSVNAKGEFIIRTGTVIQGPPIGVNTTGQEPEGPSCLGGASH comes from the coding sequence ATGGGTGTCGCACTCTCCATCGCCATACCGATCATCGTGGTAGCCGCGGTGATCGTGTTGATCGGCGCGGCCCGACGACGAGAGACCATGGCGGCCGAAGGGCGGCTCACTCGGGAGACCCGTCGCCGGGACCGGGGCCAGGTGGACATCGACGACCCTGCCGGAGCACCCGACGCTCCCACCGGACGAGAGGTGGAGCGGGCTGCGGTACTGGCCCGCCAGACCGCGGGCACCGAGCTGGTGGAGGCCGCCGATGCATCGGTGGCGGAGTGGACCCCACCCGATCCCGACGCCGTTGGGGTGAGCCGCCGCCAGTTCTTGAACCGCAGCACCGTGGCCATGATGGGCTTCAGCCTCACCGGCTTCGGCGCCGCCTGCGTGGCCTTTCTTTGGCCGCCCTTTGTCACCGGTTTCGGCGCCGATGTGAACGCCGGTTTGGTCGCCGATGTGAAGTCGAAGATTAGAGGCGAGAACGGGTTTCTGTACCTTCCCGAGGGCCGGGCCTGGGTTACCGAGTACCCCGCGGCGGCCCTGCCCAAAGCGCAAGCCACCTACAGCGCCCCGGAGCTGTCCGGAATGGAGGCCGGGCTGGTTGCCCTGTTCCAGAAGTGCCCCCATTTGGGCTGTCGGGTGCCGAACTGTTTGACCTCGCAGTGGTTCGAGTGCCCCTGCCACGGTTCCCGCTACAACCAGGTGGGGGAGAAGCGGGGCGGGCCCGCCCCCCGGGGCATGGACCGGTTCGCCATGTCGGTGAACGCCAAAGGGGAGTTCATCATCCGCACCGGCACCGTCATCCAGGGGCCGCCCATCGGGGTGAACACCACCGGTCAGGAGCCTGAAGGCCCAAGCTGTCTTGGGGGAGCATCGCACTGA